A stretch of Perognathus longimembris pacificus isolate PPM17 chromosome 1, ASM2315922v1, whole genome shotgun sequence DNA encodes these proteins:
- the LOC125348336 gene encoding olfactory receptor 50-like — translation MTCMRRDNGSTFSEFILLGLPIRPEEQGLCYALFLAICLTTVLGNLLIILLIRLDSRLHTPMYFFLSHLAFTDISFSSVTAPKMLMNMLTQSRSISYAGCISQVYFFLLFGCIDNLFLTSMAYDRYVAICHPLHYTTIMSQKLCFLLVTGTWVLSSVNSLIHTLLLAHLSFLRDNTLPHFFCDLSALLKLSSSDTTINNLVILTLAVAVITVPLTCILVSYGHIGATILRAPSMKGICKALSTCGSHLSVVALYYGAIIGLYFFPSSNNTNDKDVIVAVMYTLVTPMLNPFIYSLRNRDMKEALGNILKKGNFSV, via the exons ATGACCTG CATGAGGAGGGATAATGGAAGCACATTCTCTGAGTTCATTCTCTTAGGGCTTCCCATCAGGCCAGAGGAACAAGGCCTGTGCTATGCCCTTTTCCTGGCCATCTGCCTGACCACGGTGCTGGGGAACCTGCTCATCATCCTGCTCATCCGGCTGGACTCACGcctccacacccccatgtacttcttcctcagccACCTGGCTTTCACTGAcatctctttctcctctgtcacGGCACCAAAGATGCTCATGAACATGCTGACACAGAGCCGGTCCATCTCATATGCTGGGTGCATTTCCCAGgtgtattttttcttattgtttgggTGTATTGACAACTTGTTTCTGACCTCAATGGCCTATGACAGATATGTGGCCATCTGTCACCCTCTGCACTATACCACCATCATGAGTCAGAAGCTGTGTTTCCTGCTAGTAACTGGGACCTGGGTCTTATCCTCTGTGAATTCACTCATACACACCCTCCTCCTAGCCCATCTCTCATTCCTTAGGGACAACACTCTGCCTCATTTCTTCTGTGACCTCTCTGCCTTACTTAAACTGTCCAGTTCAGACACCACCATTAACAATCTGGTTATTCTCACTTTGGCAGTGGCTGTTATTACAGTACCATTAACATGCATTCTGGTCTCTTATGGCCACATTGGGGCCACCATCCTAAGAGCTCCTTCCATGAAGGGCATCTGCAAAGCCCTGTCCACATGTGGCTCTCACCTCTCTGTGGTTGCTCTGTACTACGGAGCCATTATTGGTCTCTACTTTTTTCCTTCATCCAATAACACGAATGACAAGGATGTCATCGTGGCTGTGATGTACACGCTGGTGACACCCATGCTAAACCCCTtcatctacagcctgaggaaTCGGGATATGAAAGAAGCCCTGGGAAACATCCTGAAGAAAGGAAACTTTTCTGTGTAA